A genomic stretch from Enterobacter dykesii includes:
- a CDS encoding transporter substrate-binding domain-containing protein, which translates to MKLRALVVGMGLLCTFSSFAATELRYGLEAEYPPFESRNAAGELEGFDVELGNAICKAAALKCSWVETSFDALIPGLVAKKFDAINSAMNITEQRRKSIDFTQPIYRIPSQLVGKAGTAVEATPEGLKGKTIGVLQGSIQETYAKEHWEKQGVTVVSYKDQNMAWGDLLNGRIDASLVMSAAGQAGFLSKPQGKGFGFIGKPVSDDTILGSGIGFGLRKGDEATKKQLDAAIDKVRADGTIAKLADKYFPGIDVSVK; encoded by the coding sequence AGTTGTCGGCATGGGATTGCTGTGTACTTTTTCTTCCTTCGCGGCCACCGAGCTGCGTTACGGTCTGGAAGCGGAATACCCGCCGTTTGAGAGCCGCAATGCGGCGGGCGAACTGGAAGGGTTTGACGTTGAGCTGGGGAATGCCATCTGCAAAGCGGCAGCGCTGAAGTGCAGCTGGGTTGAAACCTCCTTTGATGCGCTGATCCCGGGGCTGGTGGCGAAGAAATTTGATGCCATCAACTCGGCGATGAACATCACCGAGCAGCGCCGCAAGAGCATTGATTTTACCCAGCCGATCTACCGTATTCCGTCGCAGCTGGTCGGCAAGGCCGGCACGGCGGTTGAGGCAACGCCAGAAGGGCTGAAGGGCAAAACCATCGGCGTACTGCAGGGATCCATTCAGGAAACCTATGCCAAAGAGCACTGGGAAAAGCAGGGTGTCACCGTGGTGTCTTATAAAGATCAGAATATGGCCTGGGGCGATCTGCTGAATGGCCGTATCGACGCCTCGCTGGTCATGTCCGCGGCCGGGCAGGCAGGTTTCCTCAGCAAGCCGCAGGGGAAAGGGTTTGGCTTCATCGGCAAACCGGTGTCTGACGACACTATCCTCGGCAGTGGGATCGGTTTTGGGTTGCGTAAAGGTGACGAGGCCACCAAAAAGCAGCTTGATGCCGCGATTGATAAAGTACGTGCCGACGGCACGATCGCTAAACTCGCTGATAAGTACTTCCCGGGTATCGATGTCAGCGTAAAATAA
- a CDS encoding glucan biosynthesis protein D, whose amino-acid sequence MNRRRFLKGSLAVAALSGTSGLASLFSKAAYAADSDIADGQSRRFDFSVLQSMAHDLAKTPWGGAPRPLPDTLATMTPQAYNAIRYDEKQSLWNNIEGRQLDVQFFHMGMGFRRRVRMFSLDQSTSMAREIHFRPELFSYGETGVDTKQLEGQSDLGFAGFRAFKAPELARRDIVSFLGASYFRAVDDTYQYGLSARGLAVDTFTDTPEEFPDFTSFWFETVKPGDTTFTVYTLLDSPSITGAYKFVIHCEKSQVIMEVENHLYARKDIKQLGIAPMTSMFSCGNNERRMCDTIHPQIHDSDRLAMWRGNGEWICRPLNNPQKLQFNAYMDKNPKGFGLLQLDRDFSHYQDVMGWYNKRPSLWVEPRNNWGKGAVGLMEIPTTGETLDNVVCFWQPEKAVKAGDELDFKYRLYWSAMPPVRSPLANVFATRTGMGGFPEGWAPGENYPKVWARRFAIDFVGGDLKAAAPKGIEPVITLSSGEAKQVEILYVEPFDGYRILFDWYPTSDSTEPVDMRLFLRCQGDAISETWLYQYFPPAPDKRNYVDDRIMR is encoded by the coding sequence ATGAATCGCAGACGTTTTCTAAAAGGCTCGCTGGCAGTGGCAGCCCTGAGCGGCACATCTGGCCTTGCTTCCCTGTTTTCCAAAGCGGCATACGCTGCCGACTCTGACATTGCTGACGGCCAGAGCCGTCGTTTCGACTTCTCCGTACTGCAATCCATGGCGCATGACCTGGCGAAAACCCCGTGGGGTGGCGCGCCGCGTCCGCTGCCGGACACGCTGGCAACCATGACGCCGCAGGCGTATAACGCCATCCGCTACGATGAAAAACAGTCACTGTGGAACAACATTGAAGGGCGTCAGCTGGACGTGCAGTTCTTCCATATGGGGATGGGGTTCCGCCGCCGCGTGCGGATGTTCTCGCTGGACCAGTCGACCTCTATGGCGCGCGAGATCCACTTCCGTCCGGAGCTGTTCAGCTACGGTGAAACGGGTGTGGATACCAAACAGCTGGAAGGGCAAAGCGATCTCGGGTTTGCGGGATTCCGCGCCTTTAAGGCCCCTGAACTGGCGCGTCGCGATATCGTCTCTTTCCTGGGCGCGAGCTATTTCCGCGCGGTGGATGACACCTACCAGTACGGCCTGTCTGCCCGCGGTCTGGCGGTAGATACCTTTACCGATACGCCGGAAGAGTTTCCCGATTTCACGTCATTCTGGTTTGAAACCGTCAAGCCCGGCGACACGACTTTTACCGTCTATACCCTGCTGGACAGCCCGAGCATCACGGGTGCCTATAAATTCGTGATCCACTGCGAGAAGAGCCAGGTGATTATGGAGGTGGAAAACCATCTCTACGCGCGAAAGGACATCAAGCAGCTCGGCATCGCGCCGATGACCAGCATGTTCAGCTGCGGTAATAACGAACGCCGCATGTGTGACACCATTCACCCGCAAATTCATGACTCCGACCGCCTGGCAATGTGGCGCGGCAACGGGGAGTGGATCTGTCGTCCGCTGAACAACCCGCAGAAGCTGCAGTTCAACGCCTATATGGACAAAAACCCGAAAGGGTTCGGCCTGCTGCAGCTCGACCGCGATTTCTCGCACTATCAGGACGTGATGGGCTGGTATAACAAACGCCCGAGCCTGTGGGTGGAACCGCGTAACAACTGGGGGAAAGGCGCGGTTGGCCTGATGGAGATCCCGACCACCGGCGAAACGCTGGATAACGTGGTCTGCTTCTGGCAGCCGGAAAAAGCGGTGAAAGCGGGCGACGAGCTGGACTTCAAATATCGCCTCTACTGGAGCGCCATGCCGCCGGTGCGTTCTCCGCTGGCCAACGTCTTCGCCACCCGTACCGGCATGGGCGGCTTCCCGGAAGGCTGGGCACCGGGCGAAAATTACCCGAAAGTGTGGGCACGTCGCTTTGCCATCGACTTCGTCGGCGGCGACCTGAAGGCCGCTGCGCCAAAAGGCATCGAGCCGGTGATTACGCTCTCCAGCGGTGAAGCGAAGCAGGTTGAGATCCTCTACGTTGAGCCGTTTGACGGCTATCGCATCCTGTTTGACTGGTATCCGACGTCGGATTCAACGGAGCCGGTGGATATGCGCCTGTTCCTGCGCTGTCAGGGCGACGCCATCAGTGAAACCTGGCTGTACCAGTATTTCCCACCGGCGCCGGATAAACGTAACTACGTTGACGACCGGATAATGCGTTAA
- the rimL gene encoding 50S ribosomal protein L7/L12-serine acetyltransferase has protein sequence MTAAKSEIIPISDALELRAVEERYAADLHNLVVKNKTFLQTAFDWAQHVGSEEDTRRNVQSNQMLHQRGYAKMFLIFKSDELVGVLSFNTIEPANKAGYIGYWLDESNQGQGILSRSLQAFMRYYAERGEIRRFVIKCRVANQHSNSVAVRNGFTLEGCLREAEYLNGRFDDVNIYGRIYTL, from the coding sequence ATGACCGCAGCAAAATCTGAAATAATCCCGATATCTGACGCTCTCGAGCTTCGCGCCGTCGAAGAGCGCTACGCCGCCGATCTGCATAATCTGGTCGTCAAAAATAAAACCTTTTTGCAAACCGCCTTTGACTGGGCGCAGCACGTCGGCAGCGAGGAGGATACCCGCCGCAACGTGCAGAGCAATCAGATGCTGCATCAGCGCGGCTACGCCAAAATGTTTTTGATCTTCAAGAGTGATGAACTGGTTGGCGTGCTGTCGTTCAACACGATTGAGCCTGCTAACAAAGCCGGGTACATCGGCTACTGGCTGGATGAATCCAACCAGGGGCAGGGCATTCTCTCCCGGTCACTGCAGGCGTTTATGCGCTACTACGCTGAGCGCGGGGAGATCCGCCGTTTTGTGATCAAGTGTCGGGTGGCGAATCAGCACAGCAACAGCGTTGCCGTGCGTAACGGTTTTACGCTGGAAGGGTGCCTTCGGGAAGCGGAATACCTGAATGGCCGCTTTGATGATGTGAATATTTACGGCAGGATCTATACCCTATAA
- the ydcK gene encoding YdcK family protein, with the protein MNKYRLSDETRLWQWKNGDTTHSVTLRQIIATADFNDVTVGTKGGWVDDERALAQDGDCWIYDENSVVFAGATVSGNARLTLPCIVSHDAHISGSCWLDAAEVSHGARISDNVTIQHSCVRGECHLYGDARILHNSVIIAAKGLTPDHDQILQIYDKATVSQSRIVHQAQIYGEAMVNFAFVEHRAEIFDNAILEGNDLNNVWVCDCAKVYGNARVIAGYDDDAIPTVRYSSQIAENAVVEGNCVIKHHVLIGGQAWLRGGPIMLDDKVVIQGRARISGDVLIEHRVEITDDAVIEAFAGESIHLRGEKVINGDQRITRTPLLGAL; encoded by the coding sequence ATGAATAAATATCGCCTTAGCGACGAAACCCGCCTCTGGCAGTGGAAAAACGGCGACACTACCCACTCCGTCACGCTGCGACAGATTATCGCAACGGCGGATTTTAACGACGTGACGGTCGGCACGAAAGGCGGCTGGGTTGACGATGAGCGCGCCCTCGCGCAGGACGGCGACTGTTGGATCTACGACGAAAACAGCGTGGTGTTCGCCGGTGCAACCGTGTCCGGCAACGCGCGGCTTACACTGCCGTGCATCGTTAGCCACGACGCGCATATCAGCGGCAGCTGCTGGCTGGACGCGGCAGAGGTCAGCCACGGAGCGCGCATAAGTGACAACGTCACCATTCAGCACTCCTGCGTGCGGGGCGAATGCCATCTCTACGGCGATGCCCGCATTCTGCACAACAGCGTTATCATTGCCGCCAAAGGGCTGACGCCGGACCATGACCAGATCCTGCAAATCTACGATAAGGCGACGGTGAGCCAGTCGCGCATTGTGCATCAGGCGCAAATCTACGGCGAGGCGATGGTGAATTTTGCCTTTGTTGAGCACCGCGCCGAAATATTCGACAACGCAATCCTCGAAGGTAACGACTTAAATAACGTCTGGGTGTGCGACTGCGCAAAGGTCTATGGCAACGCCCGCGTGATTGCCGGTTATGACGACGATGCTATTCCGACGGTGCGCTACAGCTCTCAGATTGCGGAGAATGCCGTGGTGGAGGGAAACTGCGTCATCAAGCACCACGTCCTGATTGGCGGTCAGGCATGGCTACGCGGCGGGCCGATCATGCTGGACGATAAAGTGGTGATTCAGGGACGCGCGCGGATCAGCGGGGACGTGCTGATCGAACATCGGGTTGAAATCACCGACGATGCGGTCATTGAAGCGTTTGCCGGGGAGAGCATTCACCTGCGCGGCGAAAAGGTGATTAACGGCGACCAGCGCATCACCCGCACCCCGCTGCTGGGCGCGTTATAG
- the tehB gene encoding tellurite resistance methyltransferase TehB, whose product MMTVDENYFTEKYGLTRTHSEVLFSAAKIKPGKTLDLGCGNGRNSLYLASNGYEVTAWDKNPMSIENIERIKVEEGIDNLHTSIKDLNNLSFDGEYDFILSTVVLMFLESKTIPGLIANMQRCTKPGGYNLIVAAMDTADYPCTVGFPFAFRSGELSNYYEGWELLKYNEDVGELHRTDENGNRIKLRFATMLARKPA is encoded by the coding sequence ATAATGACCGTCGACGAGAATTACTTCACAGAGAAATATGGCTTAACCCGCACCCATTCAGAGGTGCTTTTCAGTGCGGCAAAGATTAAACCGGGTAAAACGCTGGATCTGGGCTGCGGCAATGGCCGCAACAGCCTTTATCTGGCGTCCAACGGTTACGAGGTGACCGCGTGGGATAAGAACCCGATGAGCATCGAGAATATCGAGCGCATCAAGGTGGAAGAAGGGATCGATAACCTCCACACGTCGATCAAAGATCTCAACAACCTGAGTTTTGACGGCGAGTACGATTTCATTCTCTCCACCGTGGTGCTGATGTTCCTGGAGTCAAAAACCATCCCGGGACTTATCGCCAACATGCAGCGCTGCACCAAACCCGGCGGCTACAACCTGATTGTTGCCGCGATGGACACGGCGGATTACCCGTGCACCGTCGGCTTCCCGTTTGCGTTCAGGAGCGGCGAGCTGAGCAACTACTACGAAGGCTGGGAGTTGCTCAAATACAACGAAGACGTTGGCGAACTGCACCGCACCGATGAAAACGGCAACCGCATCAAGCTGCGCTTTGCCACGATGCTGGCGCGCAAGCCCGCTTAG
- the pepT gene encoding peptidase T, with amino-acid sequence MGSPLSRQLTHRFFRYLAITSQSDPKVKTLPSTPGQHDMARELAQELAQLGLDDIVIDEFATVTAVKKGNVPGAPRIGFITHIDTVDVGLSPDIHPQILTFTGEDLCLNKEKDIWLRVNEHPEILAYPNEEIIFSDGTSVLGADNKSAVTVVMTVLENLTAEHQHGDIVVAFVPDEEIGLNGAKALDLKRFDVDFAWTIDCCELGEIVYENFNAAAAEIRFTGVTAHPMSAKGVLVNPLLMATDYISHFDRLQTPECTEGREGYIWFNGIQAGQNEAILKANIRDFDKNSFAARKQQIADVAARIAAQHPTARVDYRIEDTYSNISNAIGEDRRTIDLMFEAMESLGITPKPTPMRGGTDGAALSAKGLLTPNFFTGAHNFHSKFEFLPLSSFEASYNTALQICLLAAR; translated from the coding sequence ATGGGCTCGCCGCTTTCCAGACAATTAACGCACCGTTTTTTCCGCTATCTCGCGATCACCAGCCAGAGCGATCCTAAAGTCAAAACCCTGCCCTCAACGCCGGGCCAGCACGACATGGCGCGGGAACTGGCGCAGGAGCTGGCGCAGCTGGGTTTAGACGACATTGTTATTGATGAATTCGCCACGGTAACGGCGGTAAAAAAAGGCAACGTGCCCGGTGCGCCGCGCATCGGCTTTATTACCCATATTGATACCGTGGACGTGGGATTATCACCGGATATTCATCCACAAATATTAACCTTTACCGGCGAAGATCTCTGTCTGAATAAAGAGAAAGACATCTGGCTGCGGGTTAACGAGCATCCTGAAATTCTGGCGTATCCGAATGAGGAGATTATTTTCAGCGACGGAACCAGCGTATTGGGCGCGGATAATAAATCGGCGGTCACGGTGGTCATGACGGTGCTGGAAAACCTGACCGCGGAACATCAGCACGGAGATATCGTCGTGGCGTTTGTGCCTGACGAAGAGATCGGCCTGAACGGTGCAAAAGCGCTGGACCTTAAGCGCTTTGACGTCGACTTCGCCTGGACTATCGACTGCTGCGAGCTGGGGGAAATTGTCTACGAGAACTTTAATGCGGCAGCCGCTGAAATCCGCTTTACCGGCGTAACGGCGCACCCGATGTCCGCCAAAGGCGTGCTGGTGAATCCCCTGCTGATGGCGACTGATTACATCAGCCATTTTGACCGTCTGCAAACGCCAGAGTGCACCGAGGGGCGTGAAGGCTACATCTGGTTTAACGGCATTCAGGCCGGACAGAACGAGGCCATTCTTAAGGCCAATATCCGCGACTTTGACAAGAACAGCTTTGCCGCCCGCAAGCAGCAGATTGCCGACGTTGCCGCGCGGATTGCCGCCCAACATCCAACGGCCAGGGTGGACTATCGCATTGAAGATACCTACAGCAATATCAGCAATGCGATTGGTGAGGACCGGCGCACCATCGATCTGATGTTTGAGGCGATGGAATCGCTCGGCATCACGCCGAAGCCGACGCCCATGCGCGGCGGTACCGACGGCGCGGCGCTCTCGGCAAAAGGGTTACTCACGCCGAACTTCTTCACCGGCGCGCATAATTTCCACTCGAAGTTTGAATTCCTGCCGCTGTCGTCGTTCGAGGCGTCTTACAACACGGCCCTGCAGATCTGCCTGCTGGCCGCCCGCTAA
- a CDS encoding ABC transporter substrate-binding protein, translating to MKSKLTTLTLALAALTVSSTVAAKTLVYCSEGSPENFNPQLYTSGTSVDASAVPVYNRLVDFKPGTTELVPSLAERWEVSDDGKVYTFHLRKGVKFQSNKSFTPTRDFNADDVIFSFMRQKDVNHPYHNVSNGSYSNFESLEFGSLITGIDKVDDHTVRFTLAHPEAPFVADLAWYFASILSAEYADAMLKAGTPEKVDMEPIGTGPFKLAQYQKDSRILFTAFADYWQGKSKLDRLVFSITPDASVRFAKIEKNECQVMPFPNPADLPRMKANKDINLMSKAGLNTGFLAFNTQKPPLDNVKVRQALAMAINKPAIIDAVFHGTGTAAKNLLPPGVWSADSELKDYGYDPEKAKALLKEAGFASGVSIDLWAMPVQRPYNPNAKRMAEMIQADWAKIGVQAKIVTYEWGEYLKRVKGGEHQAALMGWTTATGDPDNFFGPLFTCTSANGGSNSAKWCYKPFDNIIAEAKSTTDRDKRAALYKEAQQMMHDQMPAVMIAHSTIFEPVRKEVTGYEIDPFGKHLFWQLDINQ from the coding sequence ATGAAAAGCAAACTCACAACTTTAACGCTGGCGCTTGCTGCACTCACGGTCAGTTCCACCGTTGCCGCGAAAACGCTGGTGTATTGCTCCGAAGGATCGCCGGAAAACTTTAATCCTCAGCTATACACCTCGGGAACCAGCGTGGACGCCAGCGCCGTGCCGGTCTATAACCGGTTGGTCGATTTCAAACCCGGCACCACGGAGCTGGTGCCGAGCCTGGCGGAGCGCTGGGAGGTGAGCGACGACGGCAAGGTTTACACCTTCCATCTGCGTAAGGGCGTTAAATTCCAGAGTAATAAATCCTTCACGCCGACCCGCGACTTTAACGCCGACGACGTGATTTTCTCGTTTATGCGTCAGAAAGACGTGAATCATCCGTATCACAACGTCTCTAACGGCAGCTACTCCAACTTCGAAAGTCTGGAATTTGGCAGCCTGATAACCGGCATTGATAAAGTTGATGACCACACCGTGCGCTTTACCCTGGCGCACCCGGAAGCGCCGTTTGTCGCCGATCTGGCATGGTATTTTGCCTCGATCCTGTCCGCGGAATATGCCGACGCGATGCTCAAAGCGGGTACGCCGGAGAAGGTGGATATGGAGCCCATAGGCACCGGCCCGTTTAAGCTGGCCCAGTATCAGAAGGATTCGCGGATCCTGTTCACGGCGTTTGCCGACTACTGGCAGGGGAAATCGAAGCTGGATCGGCTGGTGTTTAGCATCACGCCGGATGCCTCCGTGCGTTTTGCCAAAATTGAGAAGAACGAGTGTCAGGTGATGCCGTTCCCGAACCCGGCGGACCTGCCGCGCATGAAGGCGAACAAAGACATCAACCTGATGAGCAAAGCCGGTCTGAATACCGGTTTTCTGGCGTTCAATACCCAAAAACCGCCGCTGGATAACGTAAAAGTCCGTCAGGCGCTGGCGATGGCCATCAATAAACCGGCCATTATTGATGCGGTGTTCCACGGCACCGGTACCGCTGCAAAAAACCTGCTGCCGCCGGGGGTCTGGAGCGCAGACAGTGAGCTCAAGGATTACGGTTACGATCCTGAAAAGGCGAAAGCGCTGCTGAAAGAGGCCGGTTTTGCCAGCGGCGTGAGCATCGATTTATGGGCGATGCCGGTCCAGCGTCCCTATAATCCGAATGCTAAACGCATGGCGGAGATGATTCAGGCCGACTGGGCGAAAATCGGCGTACAGGCCAAAATCGTCACCTACGAGTGGGGCGAATACCTTAAGCGCGTGAAGGGCGGGGAACATCAGGCCGCGCTGATGGGCTGGACGACCGCAACGGGCGATCCCGACAACTTCTTTGGTCCGCTATTTACCTGCACCTCGGCAAACGGTGGCTCAAATTCGGCGAAATGGTGCTATAAGCCCTTCGATAATATTATCGCGGAAGCAAAATCAACGACCGATCGCGATAAACGCGCGGCGCTGTATAAAGAGGCTCAGCAAATGATGCATGACCAGATGCCGGCGGTGATGATTGCGCATTCAACCATTTTCGAGCCGGTGCGCAAGGAGGTGACGGGCTATGAAATTGACCCGTTTGGCAAACATCTGTTCTGGCAACTGGATATAAATCAGTAA
- a CDS encoding DUF3313 domain-containing protein: MRTQTFFKVAVLTGLLALAGCSSKVAAPEQYSGFLKDYSGLQQTTSATGKPTLRWVDPSYNEANYDSILWTPITYYPAPKPTTQIGQKTLDELLNYTNNKMKTAIGTRKPVVTTPGKHSLIFRGAITGVSSQKEGLQFYEVVPVALVVAGTQMATGHRTMDTHLYFEGELIDAATNKSVMKVVRKGEGKELANENTPMGFATLKQVVDDMATDATMFDVKKTAK, translated from the coding sequence ATGCGTACTCAAACTTTTTTTAAAGTTGCAGTGCTTACTGGTCTGTTGGCGTTGGCGGGCTGTTCTTCAAAAGTCGCGGCTCCCGAACAATATTCTGGCTTTTTAAAAGACTATTCCGGCTTGCAGCAGACGACGTCTGCGACGGGAAAACCAACGCTGCGTTGGGTTGATCCTTCTTATAACGAAGCTAATTACGACAGTATTCTCTGGACGCCGATTACTTATTATCCTGCGCCTAAACCGACCACTCAAATTGGTCAGAAAACGCTTGATGAGCTGTTGAATTACACCAATAACAAAATGAAAACCGCTATTGGTACCCGTAAGCCAGTGGTGACCACGCCGGGTAAACACAGCCTGATTTTCCGCGGTGCAATTACCGGGGTGAGTTCGCAGAAAGAAGGTCTGCAGTTCTATGAAGTGGTGCCGGTCGCGCTGGTGGTAGCAGGTACGCAAATGGCAACCGGACATCGCACCATGGATACCCATCTTTACTTTGAAGGTGAGCTGATTGATGCGGCAACCAATAAGTCCGTAATGAAGGTGGTTCGTAAAGGCGAAGGTAAAGAGCTGGCAAACGAAAATACGCCGATGGGCTTTGCGACGCTGAAACAGGTAGTTGATGACATGGCGACGGACGCCACCATGTTTGATGTGAAAAAGACCGCCAAATAA
- a CDS encoding DMT family transporter yields the protein MNALLYGLVVVIWGTTWIAIFLQQGPVAAPVSIFWRFAVASLTMMVVLLALRRLRTLALRDHLFCMLQGCCVFCFNFWCFYTAAAHINTGLESVIFSMAVLYNAINSFIFFGQRPPARFWTAAALGLSGIVTLFWDDLLASGWSASLLTGIGLSALGTYGFSLGNMISMRHQRRGLETMTTNAWAMLYGTLVMGCIALLRGDSFAPEWTISYIGALLYLAVFGSVIAFGAYFTLVGRIGPGKAAYSTLLFPLVALSISTVYEGYVWHINGIVGLVLILGGNMVMFTKPETWFRRLRMA from the coding sequence ATGAACGCATTATTATACGGACTGGTGGTGGTCATCTGGGGAACCACCTGGATTGCGATTTTCCTGCAGCAGGGCCCCGTGGCGGCGCCCGTCTCTATATTCTGGCGTTTCGCCGTCGCCAGCCTCACGATGATGGTGGTGTTACTCGCCCTGCGCCGCCTGCGCACGCTGGCGCTGCGGGATCACCTCTTTTGTATGCTCCAGGGATGCTGCGTTTTCTGCTTTAACTTCTGGTGTTTTTATACGGCAGCGGCACATATCAATACCGGGCTGGAGTCGGTGATCTTCTCCATGGCCGTGCTCTATAACGCTATTAACAGCTTTATCTTCTTCGGGCAGCGCCCGCCCGCGCGTTTCTGGACGGCGGCGGCACTGGGCCTGTCTGGGATCGTCACCCTCTTCTGGGACGATCTGCTGGCCAGCGGCTGGAGCGCGTCGCTCCTGACCGGGATTGGTCTTTCCGCGCTCGGCACCTACGGCTTCTCGCTGGGCAATATGATCAGCATGCGTCACCAGCGCAGAGGCTTGGAAACCATGACCACCAACGCCTGGGCGATGCTCTACGGCACGCTGGTAATGGGTTGCATTGCCCTGCTCAGAGGCGACAGCTTCGCGCCAGAGTGGACCATCAGCTACATTGGCGCGCTGCTCTATCTGGCCGTGTTTGGTTCGGTGATTGCCTTTGGCGCCTACTTCACGCTGGTGGGACGTATCGGTCCCGGCAAAGCGGCCTACAGTACGCTGCTCTTCCCGCTGGTGGCGCTGTCCATCTCCACGGTGTACGAAGGCTACGTCTGGCATATCAACGGTATCGTGGGATTAGTGCTGATTCTGGGGGGAAATATGGTGATGTTTACCAAACCAGAAACCTGGTTCAGACGCTTACGAATGGCGTAA
- a CDS encoding helix-turn-helix transcriptional regulator — MSHAYDTFETLCQQNAVLRETVSLNSGIQLAAWYNKHDTITVKSNHHTLSLYVADGYESYQKTPGGWKNGGGPDRFCLMPKESESTWDIRDDLSFVHLYCTDEHLRDVGEKIWDKRPLSLTLDEHIFGSDPKITALYRQFLLGCDWQQHANQLTLSTASTLLLTHLLQNYSNVQWKLPVVTGGLSPFVLRNVLAFIEENLGQPLTLAELAAQAALSEYHFARMFRQSTGLAPHQYVMQRRMEKAKALVQNTATPLTDIALACGFNSASHFSNRFRSATGMTPSQLRAASA; from the coding sequence ATGTCTCACGCTTACGATACCTTTGAAACGCTTTGCCAACAGAATGCGGTCCTGCGGGAAACCGTCTCGCTGAATTCGGGCATTCAGCTGGCTGCGTGGTACAACAAGCACGATACGATAACGGTAAAAAGTAACCACCATACCCTGAGCCTGTACGTGGCGGACGGCTACGAAAGCTACCAAAAAACGCCGGGCGGCTGGAAGAACGGCGGGGGACCGGACCGCTTCTGTTTGATGCCAAAAGAGAGCGAATCGACGTGGGATATCCGCGATGACCTGTCGTTTGTGCATCTCTACTGCACCGACGAACACCTGCGCGACGTGGGGGAAAAGATCTGGGACAAGCGCCCGCTTTCGCTGACGCTCGACGAGCACATTTTTGGTAGCGATCCGAAGATCACCGCGCTGTATCGCCAGTTTTTGCTCGGCTGCGACTGGCAGCAGCACGCCAACCAGCTCACTCTGAGCACGGCCTCTACGCTGCTCCTGACCCATCTGCTGCAAAACTACTCTAACGTTCAGTGGAAGCTGCCGGTCGTCACCGGCGGGCTATCGCCATTCGTGCTGCGCAACGTGCTGGCCTTTATTGAAGAGAACCTCGGGCAACCCCTGACGCTGGCTGAACTGGCGGCGCAGGCCGCCCTCAGCGAATACCATTTTGCCCGCATGTTCCGCCAGTCGACGGGGCTGGCGCCGCATCAGTACGTGATGCAGAGGCGAATGGAAAAAGCGAAGGCGCTGGTGCAGAACACGGCGACGCCGCTAACGGACATCGCCCTTGCCTGTGGGTTTAACTCCGCCAGCCACTTCAGCAACCGCTTTCGCAGCGCGACGGGCATGACGCCTTCGCAGCTACGCGCGGCGAGTGCGTGA